From a single Mesorhizobium shangrilense genomic region:
- a CDS encoding ABC transporter ATP-binding protein — protein MGRRRWFACVRIDQTWPIHIQHRNVHRNLTDLHRAICDDTGKRLSRHIDPLASDFISSGQSNLRFHLLINIDDNRSAISSKFDWPIRSQKQCRRGELSILNSMYCETRSGDPLRLARGPLVAVENIQKSFGGLKAINGASFNIGKGSITGLIGPNGAGKTTMFNTIAGLYRPQSGRILLEGEDVSGLPPHVLFAKGVVRTFQIAHEFPTLTVLENFMVVPGQQSGERIVDTWLGRHRIRAQEAVLRDRAMEVIEFLNLTRLRNEPAGNLSGGQKKLVELGRTMMTEARLVLLDEVGAGVNRTLLGSIEDAIRRLNEERGYTFCMIEHDMGFISRLCDRVIVMAEGRVLTQGTAQQVMDDPAVIESYLGASVSRPAA, from the coding sequence GTGGGCCGCCGCCGCTGGTTTGCGTGCGTCAGGATCGACCAAACTTGGCCAATCCACATTCAGCACCGAAACGTGCATCGGAACCTGACGGATTTGCACCGGGCAATCTGCGATGATACCGGCAAGCGCTTATCGCGTCATATTGATCCTTTGGCATCAGATTTCATAAGCAGCGGCCAGAGCAATCTCAGATTTCATTTATTGATCAATATTGACGACAATCGAAGCGCAATCTCCTCGAAATTTGACTGGCCGATAAGAAGCCAAAAGCAATGCCGGCGAGGGGAGTTGTCAATCTTGAATTCGATGTATTGCGAGACGAGATCCGGCGATCCGCTCCGCCTGGCGCGCGGGCCGCTTGTCGCCGTGGAGAATATCCAGAAGAGCTTTGGCGGACTGAAGGCAATCAACGGCGCTTCATTCAACATCGGCAAAGGTTCGATCACCGGCCTCATCGGCCCGAATGGCGCCGGCAAGACCACGATGTTCAACACGATCGCCGGTCTTTATCGCCCCCAGTCCGGACGCATCCTGCTGGAAGGTGAAGATGTCTCGGGCCTTCCGCCGCATGTCCTCTTCGCCAAGGGCGTGGTGCGCACATTCCAGATCGCCCATGAATTCCCGACATTGACCGTGCTCGAAAATTTCATGGTCGTTCCGGGCCAGCAGTCGGGCGAGCGGATCGTCGATACATGGCTGGGGCGTCACCGTATCCGTGCGCAGGAAGCCGTGCTCCGTGACCGAGCGATGGAAGTGATCGAGTTCCTGAATCTCACGCGTCTTCGCAACGAACCGGCCGGCAACCTGTCCGGTGGCCAAAAGAAGCTGGTCGAGCTTGGAAGAACCATGATGACCGAGGCACGGCTCGTCCTGCTGGACGAAGTGGGCGCCGGCGTCAACCGTACCCTGCTCGGTTCGATCGAGGACGCGATACGCCGGCTCAACGAGGAGCGCGGCTACACATTCTGCATGATCGAGCACGACATGGGCTTCATTTCGCGCCTCTGCGACCGGGTTATTGTCATGGCGGAGGGACGCGTCTTGACGCAAGGCACGGCGCAGCAGGTGATGGACGATCCTGCGGTGATCGAATCCTATCTCGGCGCCTCCGTATCGAGGCCGGCCGCATGA
- a CDS encoding branched-chain amino acid ABC transporter permease has translation MDNLLNGLVLFLNFVVVPATSYGAQLALGALGVNLIFGVLRFSNFAHGDTMAFGTMLTILGTWALQSVGFSLGFLPTALAALPLGIVGTILFCLAADRLVYAHYRRQKAAPVVFMMASMGVMFILNGVVRIIIGPDERNFADGERFLISAQQFKDATGLLEGLTIRTSQALTLAVAVAAVLALFLFLQRTRTGAAMRAFSDNETLALLCGVSPKVVIRTTWIIAATLMTVAGVLYGLDKSFRPFTYFQILLPIFAAAIVGGFGRPVGAIIGGFIVAFSEIALTYAYRKVVLYFLPGSDVGDSLLQLVPTDYKFSISFVILVVILIIAPTGILKAKSS, from the coding sequence GTGGATAATTTACTCAACGGACTCGTCCTGTTCCTGAATTTCGTCGTTGTGCCGGCAACGTCCTATGGCGCGCAGCTCGCGCTCGGGGCGCTTGGCGTGAACCTCATCTTCGGCGTGCTGCGGTTCTCCAACTTCGCCCACGGCGACACGATGGCCTTCGGCACCATGCTGACCATACTTGGAACATGGGCACTGCAGAGCGTGGGGTTCTCCCTCGGCTTTCTGCCAACTGCGCTGGCTGCGCTGCCGCTCGGTATTGTCGGCACGATCTTGTTCTGCCTTGCCGCCGACCGGCTGGTCTACGCGCACTACCGGCGACAAAAGGCGGCTCCCGTCGTGTTCATGATGGCCTCCATGGGTGTGATGTTCATCCTGAACGGCGTCGTTCGCATCATCATCGGGCCGGATGAGCGGAATTTTGCGGATGGCGAACGGTTTCTGATTTCCGCGCAGCAGTTCAAGGACGCGACGGGTCTTCTTGAAGGCCTGACGATCAGGACTTCCCAGGCCCTTACACTCGCAGTTGCGGTGGCAGCGGTTCTTGCCCTGTTTCTGTTCCTCCAGCGCACACGCACCGGCGCGGCCATGCGCGCGTTTTCCGACAACGAGACACTGGCGCTGCTATGCGGCGTCAGCCCGAAGGTCGTGATCCGGACAACCTGGATCATCGCCGCGACGTTGATGACGGTTGCGGGTGTACTTTATGGCCTCGACAAGAGTTTCAGGCCGTTCACTTATTTCCAAATCCTGCTGCCGATCTTCGCGGCCGCGATCGTCGGCGGCTTCGGCAGACCGGTCGGGGCTATCATCGGCGGGTTCATCGTCGCCTTTTCTGAGATCGCACTTACCTATGCCTATCGCAAGGTCGTGCTGTATTTCCTGCCTGGCTCGGACGTGGGTGACAGTCTTCTGCAGCTCGTTCCAACAGACTACAAGTTCTCCATCTCCTTTGTCATTCTGGTCGTCATTCTCATTATTGCGCCGACTGGTATCCTGAAAGCCAAGTCGTCATGA
- a CDS encoding glutathione S-transferase family protein, with protein sequence MAKTATKSAKRPAAKAAAKPTAKAAAKPAAKATAKPAKKPAVKLSMLKPSVNNMTVRVFARAAGLDAAETDAWGHTRSPEFTARNPSHLTPMIEDKGLPRGVLWESCAIMQYLANKHGLEKFYPKAPAKRAMIDSAMFYLVGTLYPYVARATYPLLGFPQYAGEVGHSDAHPDKKSEAQRAAMAAIAEPLEVFHSFFRDGKPFIGGKSPSIADIRLAATLEFLAVIDYALPKWAKEYMAAIEKKLGKAYAEPAGDVRGYIAHVRSQAKA encoded by the coding sequence ATGGCCAAGACAGCGACGAAGAGTGCGAAGAGACCCGCGGCCAAAGCAGCCGCCAAGCCGACGGCGAAAGCGGCGGCCAAGCCAGCTGCGAAGGCTACGGCGAAGCCGGCGAAGAAACCAGCCGTGAAGCTCAGCATGCTGAAGCCCAGCGTTAACAACATGACCGTTCGGGTGTTCGCGCGCGCGGCCGGGCTGGATGCCGCCGAGACCGATGCCTGGGGCCACACCCGCTCGCCGGAATTCACGGCGCGAAACCCCTCCCATTTGACACCAATGATCGAGGACAAGGGCCTTCCCAGAGGCGTGTTGTGGGAAAGCTGCGCCATCATGCAATACCTTGCCAACAAGCATGGGCTGGAGAAATTCTATCCCAAGGCGCCGGCCAAGCGGGCGATGATCGACAGCGCCATGTTCTATCTGGTCGGTACGCTCTACCCCTATGTCGCGCGCGCCACCTATCCTTTACTCGGCTTCCCGCAATATGCCGGCGAGGTCGGCCACAGCGATGCTCACCCCGACAAGAAGTCCGAAGCCCAGAGGGCCGCGATGGCAGCGATTGCCGAGCCGCTGGAGGTCTTTCACAGCTTCTTCAGGGACGGCAAGCCGTTCATCGGTGGCAAGAGCCCGTCGATCGCCGATATCCGTCTGGCGGCGACGCTCGAGTTCTTGGCCGTCATTGATTATGCGCTGCCCAAATGGGCGAAGGAGTACATGGCGGCGATTGAGAAGAAGCTCGGCAAGGCCTATGCCGAGCCGGCCGGCGACGTGCGCGGCTATATCGCCCATGTGAGGTCGCAGGCTAAGGCATGA
- a CDS encoding nuclear transport factor 2 family protein, whose product MTDIGQNYASVAKVLGRYFDGLYHCDVSLLGEVFHPKAQLSTIAEEKLATVDTSTWLDIIAKRESPATRKEARVDQIVSIEFGSQNTALARVQCAIGPKLFTDFLSLVRIGDDWKIVAKVYQFEPIY is encoded by the coding sequence ATGACGGACATAGGCCAGAATTACGCAAGTGTTGCAAAGGTGCTCGGCCGGTACTTCGACGGCCTCTACCATTGCGACGTTTCCCTACTCGGTGAGGTGTTTCATCCGAAAGCCCAACTCTCGACCATTGCCGAGGAAAAACTGGCGACAGTGGATACCTCGACCTGGCTCGACATCATTGCGAAGCGCGAATCTCCCGCCACCCGAAAAGAGGCTCGGGTCGATCAAATCGTTTCCATCGAGTTTGGCAGTCAGAACACTGCGCTCGCCAGGGTGCAATGCGCGATCGGCCCCAAGCTGTTTACCGATTTCCTCTCTCTCGTCCGGATTGGCGACGACTGGAAAATCGTTGCAAAGGTCTATCAGTTCGAACCAATCTACTAG
- a CDS encoding FAD-dependent oxidoreductase: MRIAVAGAGIVGLSTAWALRRRGHEVTVFDRGPIPNPMASSYDEQRYHRFAYGRMAGYAKLSLGVTKAWDVLWNDLQETLYIETGVLYVADADNEDVALSVAFARDNGLAFDEIDAGDFVRRFPHLRPRPSDRAVLFPQSGILLAERILVSLARWLTAKGVALRPYARVEEVDHDNGRVRVLGAWQQFDQVVVAAGSWTGELVPDGEELQPTRQIMLYAHAPDRLAEAWASAPALADWTVEDNFYVTPPLRGTRMKMTFDLPFERSDPNTTREASPAEISTVVGIARDALASFDEYQILGGRACYYTNTSDRSFFVRCHGRSWAISTCSGHGFKFGAMTGMAVADAVDGKVTASELRARLEARIP; the protein is encoded by the coding sequence ATGCGAATAGCAGTGGCAGGTGCGGGAATCGTAGGCTTATCGACGGCTTGGGCACTTCGCCGACGAGGCCATGAAGTTACTGTCTTTGACCGCGGGCCGATCCCGAATCCGATGGCCTCGTCCTATGACGAGCAACGGTACCATCGTTTCGCCTATGGACGAATGGCCGGATACGCCAAGCTGTCGTTGGGCGTGACCAAGGCATGGGACGTACTGTGGAACGACTTGCAGGAAACGCTGTATATCGAGACGGGCGTTCTTTATGTCGCGGATGCCGACAATGAAGACGTTGCGCTTTCGGTCGCGTTCGCCCGCGACAATGGTTTGGCTTTTGATGAGATTGACGCCGGCGATTTCGTGAGACGTTTTCCCCACCTGCGTCCAAGACCGAGCGATCGCGCCGTGCTTTTTCCCCAATCCGGCATTCTGCTTGCCGAACGGATACTTGTCTCGCTTGCGCGCTGGCTCACGGCAAAAGGCGTTGCCTTGCGGCCTTATGCACGGGTCGAGGAGGTCGATCACGACAATGGACGTGTTCGCGTCCTGGGCGCCTGGCAGCAGTTCGACCAGGTCGTTGTCGCGGCGGGCTCATGGACGGGCGAACTGGTGCCCGATGGCGAGGAACTCCAGCCCACCCGGCAGATCATGCTTTATGCCCATGCGCCGGATCGGCTGGCCGAAGCGTGGGCCAGCGCACCCGCGCTGGCGGATTGGACCGTTGAGGACAATTTTTACGTGACGCCGCCGCTGCGTGGCACGCGGATGAAGATGACATTCGACCTGCCGTTCGAGCGCAGCGATCCAAACACCACCCGCGAAGCCAGCCCGGCCGAAATTTCCACAGTTGTTGGCATCGCTCGCGATGCCCTTGCCAGTTTCGACGAGTATCAAATTCTGGGAGGAAGGGCGTGCTACTACACGAACACGTCCGACCGCAGCTTTTTCGTGCGCTGCCACGGTCGGTCCTGGGCCATTTCGACCTGCTCGGGTCACGGGTTCAAGTTCGGCGCCATGACGGGAATGGCCGTCGCCGATGCGGTCGACGGCAAGGTGACCGCATCGGAACTTCGGGCCAGGCTCGAAGCCAGGATTCCCTGA
- a CDS encoding branched-chain amino acid ABC transporter permease, translating to MMKRAVQLYGVLTILFLLVGFLQSWSVALATLNLCLISAVMALGVNIQWGYAGLFNAGIMGFAAIGGVVALLVGHAPVSGAIEAGGVGLALSFIVLAIGIVAAVILFRYLKGVLKYALPAVVLIVGFVLFRQVFVPARQAIEAYDPAASGFMGGLGLPILFSWPLAGLAAAGAAFLVGKVALGLRSDYLAIATLGISEIIVAMVKNENWLTRGVKNATGLPQPVPDGRLLQQQTWLVDLVTWMNRSYLDALPATEQTAALRLLVAEASSIIVKLAFAGLFAAVLAGLLALCVFALSSPWGRMIRAIRDNETAAGAMGKNVAWRHLQILMLGSAIVGIAGAMLVTLDGQLTPAAYIPLRYTFLIWVMVIVGGSGSNVGSVFGAFLIWFVWVQSEPIGYWLVKMTTFWMSDTSLIRTHLLQQAQYFRVLMMGTILLLVLRFHPQGFLPERPGRSRQSRGVGE from the coding sequence ATGATGAAGCGCGCGGTCCAACTCTACGGCGTTTTGACCATCCTCTTTTTACTGGTCGGCTTCCTCCAGTCGTGGTCGGTGGCGCTCGCGACACTCAATCTGTGCCTGATCTCTGCCGTCATGGCGCTTGGCGTCAACATTCAATGGGGCTACGCCGGCCTCTTCAATGCAGGCATCATGGGTTTTGCAGCGATTGGCGGCGTCGTTGCGCTGCTTGTCGGGCATGCGCCGGTTTCGGGCGCCATTGAAGCCGGCGGGGTCGGCCTAGCCCTATCGTTTATCGTGCTGGCAATCGGGATTGTCGCTGCGGTGATATTGTTCCGATACCTCAAAGGCGTTCTCAAATACGCCTTGCCAGCAGTCGTCCTGATCGTAGGTTTCGTTCTCTTCAGGCAGGTATTCGTGCCGGCGCGCCAGGCCATCGAGGCGTATGATCCCGCCGCCAGCGGGTTCATGGGCGGCCTCGGTCTGCCGATACTCTTCTCCTGGCCGCTGGCGGGCTTGGCTGCGGCGGGTGCGGCCTTCCTGGTCGGAAAAGTCGCGCTCGGACTGCGCTCGGACTACCTTGCCATCGCGACCCTCGGCATATCCGAGATCATCGTCGCCATGGTCAAGAACGAGAACTGGCTGACACGTGGCGTCAAGAACGCGACAGGCCTGCCGCAGCCGGTCCCCGACGGCCGCCTGCTGCAGCAGCAGACTTGGCTCGTCGACCTAGTGACCTGGATGAACCGGTCCTATCTTGATGCACTTCCTGCCACGGAGCAAACCGCCGCACTGCGGCTCCTCGTGGCCGAAGCCTCGTCGATCATCGTTAAACTTGCATTTGCGGGCTTGTTCGCCGCCGTGCTGGCAGGCTTGCTCGCCCTATGCGTCTTTGCCCTGAGTTCGCCGTGGGGACGCATGATCCGCGCCATTCGCGACAATGAGACCGCGGCAGGTGCGATGGGCAAGAATGTGGCTTGGCGCCACCTGCAAATCCTGATGCTTGGATCGGCGATCGTCGGGATCGCCGGCGCGATGCTTGTCACCCTAGATGGCCAATTGACGCCGGCCGCCTACATCCCGCTTCGCTACACCTTCCTCATCTGGGTCATGGTGATCGTCGGCGGTTCGGGCAGCAACGTTGGCTCGGTCTTCGGCGCCTTCCTCATTTGGTTCGTGTGGGTCCAATCGGAACCCATCGGATACTGGCTTGTCAAAATGACGACCTTCTGGATGAGCGACACCTCGCTAATCCGCACGCACCTGCTCCAGCAGGCGCAATATTTCCGCGTGTTGATGATGGGCACAATCCTTCTGCTGGTGCTGCGCTTCCACCCGCAGGGCTTTCTACCCGAGCGGCCGGGCCGTAGCCGTCAATCAAGAGGCGTAGGGGAATAA
- a CDS encoding ABC transporter substrate-binding protein, whose protein sequence is MGILLGFTGPAESIAPNMALSAELAWKEVSDSGLLLNGSKIIPVRADDTCEDAGSATAAAERLVNSESVVGIVGPNCSGITVAITKNVTGNLGVPMISPVATSPAITGLSGYTWRDVPSDARQGEVLADLAIERGIKKVAISYVNDDYGKGLSASFEAAYVAKGGKVLLNAAHEDGRGDYSAEVGALSASGADVLVVFGRFDQGGAAIIQSSLDTGAFKTFVLADGMISQVLIDKIGGGLEGSFGTQPGSSSDASKKFVELAKAAGFDGDGGFRPESYDAAAVFALAVQAAGSTDRKAVNDSIRKVANGPGEKIYPGELAKGLKILKEGGKINYEGATGVEFDDKGDVPGTYRVEEVKNGKFEVLGVR, encoded by the coding sequence ATGGGCATTCTGCTCGGATTTACTGGGCCTGCGGAATCGATTGCACCAAACATGGCTCTGTCTGCAGAGCTTGCGTGGAAGGAAGTCTCGGATTCGGGCCTCTTGCTCAATGGATCCAAGATTATTCCAGTGCGCGCCGATGACACCTGCGAGGACGCCGGCTCAGCCACTGCGGCGGCTGAACGGCTCGTTAACAGCGAAAGTGTTGTGGGAATAGTCGGGCCAAACTGCTCAGGAATTACTGTCGCGATCACCAAAAACGTGACTGGAAACCTCGGAGTCCCGATGATTTCACCGGTCGCCACGTCTCCGGCGATAACCGGCCTGAGCGGCTACACGTGGCGGGACGTGCCGTCCGATGCTCGGCAGGGTGAGGTGTTGGCCGATCTCGCGATCGAGCGGGGAATCAAGAAGGTCGCGATCAGCTATGTCAATGACGACTATGGCAAGGGTCTCAGCGCCTCTTTCGAAGCGGCCTATGTCGCGAAAGGCGGGAAGGTGTTGTTGAACGCGGCACACGAGGATGGGCGCGGCGACTATTCGGCCGAGGTCGGCGCGCTAAGTGCGAGCGGAGCGGATGTGCTGGTTGTATTCGGGCGGTTCGACCAGGGGGGCGCCGCGATAATTCAGAGCTCGCTCGATACCGGTGCGTTCAAGACCTTCGTGCTGGCCGACGGCATGATCAGCCAGGTGTTGATCGACAAGATCGGCGGCGGACTGGAAGGTTCGTTCGGAACCCAGCCCGGCAGTTCGTCAGATGCGTCCAAGAAGTTCGTGGAGCTTGCGAAAGCCGCGGGCTTTGATGGCGATGGCGGCTTCCGGCCGGAGTCCTACGATGCCGCGGCAGTGTTCGCGCTGGCTGTCCAGGCTGCTGGCTCTACGGATCGCAAAGCCGTCAACGACAGTATTCGGAAGGTGGCCAACGGACCCGGCGAGAAGATTTACCCCGGCGAACTCGCGAAGGGCCTCAAAATCCTGAAAGAGGGTGGCAAGATCAACTACGAAGGCGCAACCGGCGTCGAGTTCGACGACAAGGGCGATGTGCCAGGTACCTATCGCGTGGAAGAGGTCAAGAACGGCAAATTTGAAGTGCTCGGCGTCCGTTGA
- a CDS encoding MFS transporter, which translates to MSSNVGTSDSASIYRRSRRQPLAITSAVIGTTLEWFDYSVYAAVAAWIATEFFPSENSHVSLLSALAVFGVGFFFRPLGALFFGHMGDRKGRKHALAATIILMGASSLLIAVAPNYTSVGLLAPVLLVVARCAQGFSAGGEFAGGAAFLIEGAPEKRRGTYGAIHYMAIIFGNLLGAAIVASLIAVLSGDQMKLWGWRIPFLIGACAALVGLFLRARSTDTPIMQQAIMAGEIPDSPISETFRDMWKLVLRGVGLVCGFTIVTYAYVNMQSYIPAVTGLSAGTAQWLYSLSLAVQIPLIGFFGFLSDKVGRKPLMLAGAVLLTVCPIPVFALVATGSTPLVLLALIIVSVSIAVYAGPFTAAITELMPRRTRYTALSVSYGLAAALFGGTAGYVVTWLRFYTASPNAPAIYAAIAAALTLITVISTPETVHRDISK; encoded by the coding sequence ATGTCAAGCAATGTGGGAACGAGCGATAGTGCTAGCATCTATCGCCGATCCAGAAGACAACCTCTTGCAATTACATCGGCCGTAATTGGCACAACGCTCGAATGGTTTGACTACTCGGTTTACGCTGCGGTCGCCGCCTGGATTGCTACCGAATTTTTCCCTTCCGAGAACTCGCACGTCTCTCTGCTCAGCGCGCTGGCAGTATTCGGGGTTGGCTTTTTCTTTCGTCCCCTAGGCGCGCTTTTTTTCGGACATATGGGCGATCGCAAAGGCCGCAAACACGCCCTGGCTGCGACCATCATACTGATGGGCGCCTCTTCGCTGTTGATCGCGGTCGCTCCAAACTACACGTCGGTAGGCCTTCTAGCTCCAGTGCTTTTGGTGGTCGCCAGATGTGCCCAGGGGTTTTCTGCCGGAGGTGAATTCGCGGGTGGCGCTGCTTTCCTTATCGAGGGGGCGCCCGAGAAGCGAAGAGGCACATACGGGGCCATCCACTACATGGCGATTATCTTCGGCAATCTGCTTGGAGCCGCAATTGTCGCAAGTCTCATTGCTGTTCTCAGCGGGGACCAGATGAAGCTCTGGGGTTGGCGAATCCCCTTCCTAATAGGGGCCTGTGCGGCGCTGGTTGGCTTGTTCCTTCGCGCTCGAAGCACCGACACCCCGATCATGCAACAGGCAATCATGGCGGGAGAGATTCCTGACAGCCCAATCTCCGAAACCTTTCGCGACATGTGGAAGCTTGTCTTACGTGGTGTGGGGCTGGTGTGCGGTTTTACGATCGTCACGTATGCCTACGTCAACATGCAATCCTATATCCCCGCAGTAACAGGCTTGTCCGCCGGCACCGCGCAATGGCTTTATTCACTCTCGCTTGCGGTCCAGATCCCGCTGATCGGTTTTTTTGGCTTCCTATCTGATAAAGTAGGGCGCAAGCCGCTGATGCTGGCCGGAGCTGTCTTGCTGACTGTCTGCCCAATCCCGGTTTTTGCACTGGTCGCCACGGGATCAACACCATTGGTTCTGCTGGCGCTGATTATCGTCTCCGTATCGATTGCGGTCTATGCCGGGCCTTTCACCGCCGCCATCACCGAGCTTATGCCCCGGCGAACGCGCTACACGGCGTTGTCGGTGAGTTATGGTCTGGCGGCCGCGCTCTTCGGCGGCACCGCAGGCTACGTTGTCACCTGGCTGCGCTTCTACACAGCATCGCCCAATGCTCCAGCGATCTACGCGGCCATCGCGGCAGCCCTGACTCTGATCACGGTGATTTCGACGCCGGAAACGGTTCACCGCGATATCTCAAAGTAG
- a CDS encoding succinylglutamate desuccinylase/aspartoacylase family protein: MQSNSRIWSRLDFERQGKQFGHFHLPHSVHRSAYGTIAIPVCIIANGRGPTILLTGGVHGDEYEGQIALGRLSREIDPATIQGRLIVVPSINLPAALASTRTSPLDGQNLNRVFPGDPDGTPSEQIAYFIETVLAPISDTWFDFHSGGTSLNYLPLIATHEFQDKEINRKAGFILDAFGAPLALVWKFFDEPRMGKSCAERNGIVYISSEFGGGGSVNQDGLRICYEGTLRALAALEVIDADAIPVSKPDLTKKLIVRDRDDNLYATASGVFAPSVSLGAEVRSGQSIGEVLNLDDHSIPPSPQYAINDGIVVCLRHPALVERGDCIIQMAGRAI; the protein is encoded by the coding sequence ATGCAATCTAACTCTCGGATATGGAGCCGGCTCGACTTCGAGCGGCAGGGAAAGCAGTTTGGCCATTTTCACTTGCCGCACTCGGTCCATCGTTCGGCATACGGCACCATCGCAATTCCCGTCTGCATAATCGCGAACGGAAGGGGACCGACCATTCTCCTGACCGGCGGAGTTCACGGAGACGAGTACGAAGGGCAGATAGCGCTCGGCCGGCTGAGCCGTGAAATCGACCCGGCAACCATTCAAGGTCGCCTCATTGTCGTTCCCAGCATCAACCTGCCGGCAGCGCTCGCTAGCACAAGAACATCACCCCTGGACGGGCAGAACCTCAACCGAGTGTTTCCCGGCGATCCGGATGGAACACCTTCAGAACAGATCGCCTATTTTATAGAGACCGTACTCGCTCCGATTTCAGACACTTGGTTCGACTTTCATTCAGGAGGTACGTCCCTAAATTATCTACCCCTGATCGCGACACACGAGTTTCAGGACAAAGAGATCAATCGCAAGGCGGGTTTCATCCTAGACGCCTTTGGTGCCCCCCTCGCGCTGGTCTGGAAGTTTTTCGACGAACCTCGAATGGGCAAGAGTTGCGCAGAGCGCAACGGTATCGTCTATATCTCGAGCGAATTCGGAGGTGGTGGATCAGTCAACCAAGATGGTCTGAGGATCTGTTATGAGGGCACCCTGCGGGCCCTGGCTGCCCTTGAAGTTATCGATGCGGACGCGATTCCCGTATCCAAACCCGATCTGACAAAGAAGCTCATCGTTCGGGACCGTGACGACAACTTGTATGCCACAGCATCGGGCGTTTTTGCGCCCTCTGTTTCGCTTGGCGCCGAGGTGAGATCGGGTCAATCCATTGGTGAGGTTCTCAACCTCGATGACCATTCGATTCCGCCCTCGCCCCAATACGCCATCAATGACGGGATCGTAGTGTGCTTACGTCACCCCGCCCTCGTTGAGCGCGGCGATTGCATCATCCAGATGGCTGGTCGAGCGATATGA
- a CDS encoding VOC family protein, with protein sequence MQKLQSQGVHHITLVGAGRQTSIDFWEGVLGMPFIFEQPNLDKASESHLYFDPGDGRLITVFTDEGRAPAKRRTPTDTGCVHHIAFAVSRVTFLQAVARLDERAIKHSGVKDRGFMDSIYFEDPLGLLIELASYRFEPPAGFTHADVLMEAHGLRVARGDYNIAEVHLADAIQALVERSRATLSDDRAPKNPY encoded by the coding sequence ATGCAGAAACTGCAATCGCAGGGCGTTCATCACATCACGCTGGTCGGCGCCGGGCGCCAGACCTCCATCGACTTCTGGGAAGGCGTGCTCGGCATGCCGTTCATCTTCGAGCAGCCCAATCTCGACAAGGCAAGCGAGAGCCACCTCTATTTCGACCCGGGCGACGGCCGGCTGATCACGGTCTTCACAGACGAGGGCCGCGCGCCAGCGAAGCGGCGCACACCGACAGATACCGGCTGCGTCCATCACATCGCCTTTGCGGTGTCGCGCGTCACCTTCCTGCAGGCGGTCGCCCGGCTCGACGAGCGCGCCATCAAGCACAGCGGCGTCAAGGATCGCGGCTTCATGGATTCGATCTATTTCGAGGATCCGCTCGGCCTGCTGATCGAGCTCGCCTCCTACCGCTTCGAGCCGCCTGCGGGCTTCACCCATGCCGACGTGCTGATGGAAGCGCACGGACTGCGGGTCGCGCGCGGCGACTACAATATTGCGGAAGTGCACCTTGCCGACGCGATCCAGGCGCTCGTCGAGCGTTCCCGCGCAACCTTGTCGGACGACCGGGCGCCGAAGAACCCATATTAA
- a CDS encoding ABC transporter ATP-binding protein, whose amino-acid sequence MQILNGCSISVDRGQVVVIVGPNGAGKSTAMKALLGIVPLTSGDITLDGKSLGGMDPQSRVKRGIAFVPQTDNIFPTMTVLENLKMGAYLRRDDIGASIEEVFETFPILRTKRGDLGRTLSGGQRQQLAVGRALMSRPTVLMLDEPTAGVSPNVAADLLQQIVALKERGLALLMVEQNARQALEIADVGYVLVLGENRYTGSGQDLLADHEVRRSFLGG is encoded by the coding sequence GTGCAGATCCTCAACGGCTGCTCCATTTCGGTTGACCGCGGCCAGGTGGTCGTGATCGTCGGGCCGAACGGCGCCGGCAAGTCCACCGCCATGAAAGCGCTGCTGGGGATCGTGCCACTGACCTCCGGCGACATTACCCTCGACGGCAAATCGCTTGGCGGAATGGACCCGCAATCGCGGGTAAAGAGAGGCATCGCCTTCGTACCGCAGACCGACAATATTTTCCCGACGATGACGGTGCTGGAGAACCTGAAAATGGGGGCTTATCTGCGCCGTGACGACATCGGCGCAAGCATCGAAGAAGTGTTCGAGACGTTCCCGATCCTCAGGACCAAGCGCGGCGATCTTGGCCGGACCCTTTCCGGTGGACAGCGGCAGCAACTGGCGGTCGGGCGCGCCCTGATGAGCCGACCTACGGTGCTCATGCTCGACGAACCGACCGCAGGCGTTTCGCCCAATGTCGCCGCGGACCTGCTGCAGCAGATCGTGGCGCTGAAAGAGCGCGGACTGGCACTGCTCATGGTCGAACAGAATGCCCGCCAGGCGCTAGAGATCGCCGACGTCGGCTACGTGCTGGTGCTCGGCGAGAACCGGTACACGGGCAGCGGCCAGGATCTCCTCGCAGATCACGAAGTCCGACGGAGCTTTCTCGGTGGATAA